The genomic DNA CGGGCTTCACCGTGCTGGCATGGAACAACGACCCGCGCCGTCTGCTCGGCGACCTCGCGTTCGCCCGGTGGAAGGCCCTGGGAGCCAGATTCGTCGCGGTCCGGCCGCTGACCCAACTGCACTGGACGGGTCACGACGATCCCGACGTCGTGATCGTGGGGGACCGGACCGGCGCGTTGAAGTCGTGGTTCGACGCACACACGGAATCCGTACTGTTCCTGCGCCCCGATCGCTGCATCGCCGGTTCGTGCATCGCCCAACTCGCGCCCGAACTCAGCGCATCGCTGTTCGAGGTGCTCGGTCTGACGAAGGGAGGAAACGATGCCGAAGAACGAGATGGCGCTGTGCTGCATGTCGCACAGCCCGCTGCTGAATCTGCCGGGGCCGTCACGCGAACTCCTCGATGACGTCGACTCCGCGCTGAACGCCGCCCGCGACTTCGTCCGCGACTTCGATCCCGAACTGGTCGTGACCTTCGCGCCGGACCACTACAACGGCTTCTTCTACCGGCTGATGCCGCCGTTCTGCATCGGCACCCAGGCGACCGGGGTAGGCGACTACGGCACGCACGCAGGCCCGCTCGACGTCGACGCCGACCTCGCACGCGCCTGTGCCGAGGCGGTGTGGGAGGCCGACGTCGACGTCGCGATCTCCTCGAGCATGGAGGTCGACCACGGGACCGTGCAGCCGTTGGAGACGCTGTTCGGCCGCGCCGACGCCGTTCCCGTGCTCCCCATCTTCATCAACTCCGTCGCCACACCGCTCGGACCGATCAAGCGGTCCCGAGCCCTCGGCGCAGCAGTGGGGACGTTCCTGGCCACGCTCGACGAACGCGTGCTGGTCCTGGGATCCGGTGGGTTGTCGCATGATCCGCCGGTACCGACACTCGCCACGGCCCCGCCCGCAGCGCTCGGCCGCATCGTGGCGGGGGAGCCGATGTCCGACGAGCAGCGCGCCGCCCGGCAGACCGCCGTGATCGCGGCCGCCCACGACTTCGCCCACGGAGAGAGCCCGTTGCAGCCACTGAACCCCGACTGGGATGGTGCTCTGCTGGAGTTGCTCGACGGCAACCGGATTGCCGACGTAGATGCCTGGACGAACTCGTGGATCGCTGCCGAGGCGGGCAACTCCGCGCACGAGGTGCGCACCTGGATCGCGGCGTTCGCCGCGATGGCCGCCCGGGGCTCCTACGAGACACGGCTGCGGTACTACCGTGCAGCGCCCGAGTTGATCGCCGGCTTCGCCGTGCGCACGGCGGTGGCCCGATGAGCAGTACCGAGCCGACCTTCGACCACGAAGTCGACGTCCTGGTCGTCGGGTCCGGCGGCGGCGGCATGACTGCCGCACTGAAGGCCGACGCCGACGGCCTCGACACACTGGTCGTCGAGAAGTCGCCACAGTTCGGCGGATCCACGGCGCTGTCCGGCGGGGGCATCTGGGTGCCGGGCGCACCGTCGCAACGCCGCGCCGGCTACACCCCGGACCCGGACGGCACGTTCACCTACCTCAAGACCATCACCGGTGGACTCGTCAGCGACGCGCGGCTGCGCCAGTACGTCGACGCGGCCCCCGAGATGATGGAGTTCCTCGAACAGTCCAGTCCCTGGTTCGAATTCGTCTGGAAGCCGGGCTATGCCGACTACTACCCGGAGCTGCCCGGCGGCTCCGAACGTGGCAGCACCATCAACGTCCCCGAGATCGACCTGCGCAGGCTTGGCGAGGAGGAGGCCAACCTCCTCACGCCGTTGGCGATGGCGCCGAAAGGAATCTGGTTCGCTCCCAAGGATCTGCGACTGTTCTACCAGGTGCGACAGAACTGGCGGGGCAAGGCGGTGCTGCTCAAGCTGATCTGGCGGATGGTGCGGGCCCACGTGTTCGGTGACCGCATGGCGGCCATCGGACAGTCGCTGATGGCCCGCATGCGGCTGGCCCTCAAGGACCGCAACATCCCGCTGTGGCTGAGCGCTCCGATGACCGAACTCGTCACCGACCTCGATGGACGGGTGGTCGGGGCGGTCGTCGAACGCGACGGACGCGCGGTGCGGATCCGGGCGCGGCGCGGCGTCATCGTCGCGGCGGGCGGATTCGACCACGACATGGCCTGGCGCAGGCAACATCTGCCCGAGATCGAACGGGACTGGAGCTTCGGCAACCCGGCCGCGATGGGCGAGGGCATCCGCGCCGGCGAGAAGGTCGGCGCGGCGACCGATCTGCTCGACGAGGCATGGTGGTTCCCGGCGATGTGCTGGCCCGACGGGCGCCTGCAGTTCATGCTCAACGAGCGGATGATGCCGTCGCAGTTCGTCGTCAACGGCGAGGGTCGGCGGTTCGTCAACGAGGCCGCGCCGTACATGGACTTCGCGCACGCGATGCTCGAGGGGCAGCGCTCGGGTGTCACGCACATCCCGTGCTGGCTCGTCACCGACCTCCGTTCGTTCCGCCGCTACGTGGTCGGCGGGCACCTGCCGATCCCGAAGATCCCGTTTGCGCCGGTGCCCACCGGGCGCAAGGTGCCGAAGGCGTGGCTGGACTCGGGAATCGTCAGGGAGGGAAACAGCTTCGAGGAACTGGCGGTTCAGATCGGCGTGCCGCCGGCCCAGCTGTGGGCCACCGCGCAGCGGTTCAACGAGCTGGCCCGCAAGGGCCACGACGACGACTTCGACCGCGGCGACAGCGCCTACGACAACTACTACGGCGACCCGACGCTGCCCAACCCGAACCTGCACCCCCTCGGCGAGGGTCCGTACTACGCGTTCCAGATCATCCTCGGCGATCTGGGCACGTCCGGCGGACTGCGGACCGACGAGTTCGCCCGGGTGCTGCGGGAGGACGACTCGGTGATCGAGGGCCTCTACGCGACCGGCAACGCGACCGCAGCGGTGATGGGCCGCAGCTATGCCGGTGCAGGCGCCACCATCGGCCCCGCCATGACGTTCGGCTACGTGGCCGCGCGACACATCGCCGCGCAGCGCGGCGCAGGCGCCACCGCCCCCGACGTCCACGCCATCAGCCCGACGACCGATCAGACGCTCGACACCCCTCGGAGGTAACCATGAAGATCTCACTGTTCTACGAGTTCCCGCTTCCCCGACCATGGACGGAGACCGACGAGCACGAACTGTTCCAACACGGTCTCGACGAGGTCGAAGCAGCCGACAAGGCAGGCTTCTCGACGGTGTGGCTCACCGAGCACCACTTCCTCGAGGAGTACTGCCACTCGACCGCACCGGAGATGTTCCTCGCCGCTGCCAGCCAGCGCACCAAGGACATCCGGTTGGGCTTCGGCGTGATGCACCTGCCGCCGCCGATCAATCACCCGGCACGCATCGCGGAGCGCGTCGCGACGCTCGACCACCTGTCGAACGGTCGGGTCGAGTTCGGCACCGGTGAGGGTTCCTCGGTCGCCGAGCTGGGCGGCTTCGACATCGACCCGGCCGACAAGCGCACGATGTGGGAGGAGGCGCTCGAGGTCTCCATCCGCTGTATGACCGAGGCACCGTTCAGTGGCTTCAAGGGCGAGCACGTCGAAATGCCCGCCCGCAACGTCATCCCCAAGCCGTTGCAGTCGCCGCACCCACCGGTCTGGGTGGCGTGCACCCGTCCGTCATCGGTTCAAATGGCGGCCCAGAAGGCCATCGGCGCACTGAGTTTCGCCTACACCGGGCCGGAGGCGCTCAAGGACCGCGTCGACGGCTACTACCGGACGTTCGAGGAGGAGGGTGCGCCGGTGACACCGGCGATCAACCCCAACATCCTGGCCATCGGCGGCGACCTGTCCATGATGGTGGCCAAGTCCGACGACGAGGCCCTCAAGCGCCTCGGCACCGGCGGCGGGTTCTTCTCGTTCGGGATCATGCACTACTACCTGACCGGTATGCACACGCCCGGCCGCACCGGGGTGTGGGACCTCTATCAGGAGGCGGTCAAGGAGGACCCGACGCTGGCCTACGGTCCGGGTCGAGGCGCCATCGGATCGCCGGACACCGTGCGGGAGTTCCTGCGCGGCTACGAGGCCAGCGGCGTCGACGAGATCATCCTGCTACTCAACCCGCGCAGCCACGAGGGCACGATGGAGTCGATCGAGATCATGGGCCGGGAGGTGCTGCCGGAGTTCATCGAGCGCGACTCGAAGGCCGTCGCGGCCAAGGCCGCCCGACTCGCGCCGGTGATCGAGAAGGTCGAGGCCCGCCGCCGGCCCTCGGAGGCGCCGCTGTTCGACGAGACCTACGCGTTCGGCGGACTGCCGACCGGCCAGGGCGGCAAGTTCACGGCGGGGGAGATCCCCGAGGCGATGGCCGAGATCAACGAGGGCCGGGTGAAGGCCGCCCAGCAGGAGAAGCAGGCCATGGCGGTCAAGGAAGCCTCGGGCTAAGTGGCAGGCATCGGAGACAACTGGCGTTACGACGGCAAGCGCGTCGTCGTCACCGGTGTCGCGTCCGGGATCGGCGCCCGCGTGGCAGCACAACTCACCGACCTCGGCGCACGCGTCGTCGGTCTCGACCTGCGGCCACCGACGCTGGCACTCGACGAATTCCACCGCGTCGACCTGTCCGACCCGGTGTCGATCGACGAGGCCGTCGGCGCGGTCGCCGGACCCGTGGACGGGCTGTTCAACGTGGCGGGGGTGTCCTCGGGAATCCGGAACCCGATGCTCGTGGTCACCATCAACTTCCTCGGCACCAGGAAGTTCACCGAGGGACTCATACCCTCGATGCCTGCCGGATCGGCGATCACCAACGTCTCGTCGCTGGCGGCGTCTCGGTACCGCGCCAACGCCCACGTGACCGCAGGCCTGCTGGACACCGAGACCATGACAGAGGGCGTCGCCTGGTGCGAGCGCCACCCGGAGGCGCTGGCCGACGGGGGTTACCGGTTGTCGAAGGAGGCGATCATCCTCTACGGCATGAGATGCGTCGCCGCGCTCGGCGCCAACGGCATCCGGATCAACTGCACCGCACCCGGCGTCACCGACACCCCGATCCTCGATCAGCTGCGCAGCGCCTACGGCCAGGACTTCCTCGATTCGTTCCGCACGCCGCTGGGGCGGGTCTCCGACCCCGACGAGCAGGCGAACGCGTTGACATTCCTGGGTAGCGCCGCGGCGAGTTACGTCACCGGGCAGGTGCTTTGGGTGGATGGTGGCACGGTGGCGGAGAACACCTGGGGCGACCTGGCCGATGAACGCGCGATCCGCGGGGGAAGTTGAACATGGCGAATCTCGAAGACTTCCGTCGCGTCGCCGACGACGTCCGCAACTGGGGACGGTGGGGGGCCGACGACGAGATCGGCACGCTGAACTTCATCACCGCGGACAAGGTCGCCGAGGCGGCGGCGTTGGTGCGCAAGGGCACGGTCATCTCGCTCGGTGGTGACTTCGGCTCGTCGGGCCCCCAGGGCGCGTTCAAGTACCGGCAGAACCCGGTGCACGTCATGACCGTCGACGGCGGGGACGCGAACACCCTGGTGCAGTACGGGCCCCAGTGGCTGCGCAACGCGGTGGCCTCCGACATCAGTGCGTACTTCGCCGACAACCCCTTTCGCTTCAACGACGACATGATCGTCATGCCGCTGCAGGCCGCGACCCAGTGGGACGCACTGTCGCACGTGTACTACGAGGATCAGCTCTACAACGGGTTCCCGGCCGACTCCGTCACCAGTTTCGGCGCCTACCACTGCGGCATCGACAAGGTCGACGGCACCGGCATGACCTCTCGCGGCGTCCTGCTGGACGTGGTGGCCCACCGTGGCGAGGACGTCTTCTGTCGCCCTGGAAACCCCATCACGCCGGCCGAACTCGACGACGTCGCCGCGGCGCAGGGCGTGTCGATCGGCCGGGGCGACATCGTGGTGGTCAACACGGGATGGTGGACGCGGTTCCTGTCGACCGGCAATGGCGCCGAAGTCGGTGCGGGCCTGCACTGGACCTGCGCGTCGTGGCTGCACGAGCACGAGGTGGCGGCCGTGGCGGCCGACAACCTGATGGTCGAGGATCCGAACCCCGCCAACGGCGTGGAAGGCACGTTCCTGCCGATGCACATGCTATGCCTGCGTGACATGGGTCTGATGCTCGGGGAGTACTGGAACCTGACCGATCTGACCGCCGACTGCAGGCAGGACGGCGTCTACGAGTTCCTGCTGACAGCGCCACCGCTCAAGGTGGTCGGCGCCGTCGGTGCCCCCGTCAACCCGATCGCAATGAAGTGAGGTCAGCGTGACAGTCAGCAGACAGCCGCTCGTCGTCGGACTCGGCGGCACGCTACGGATCGATTCGTCGACCGAACGGGCGCTGCGGCAGTGTCTTTCGGCGGTCGAGCAACGCGGCGGACGCACGATGCTGTTCTGCGGCGAGGATCTGGACCTGCCGATGTACAACCCGCACGAGGAGTCGCGGACCGAGAAGGCCACCGCACTCGTGAAGGCGCTGCGCGACGCCGACGCGGTCGTCGTCGCCTCGCCCGGCTATCACGGCGGCGTCTCCGGGCTGGTCAAGAATGCCCTCGACTACATCGAGGATCTGCGCGGGGACGCCAGGGTCTATCTGGACAACACCCCGTGGGGATGCATCAGCTGCGCCTACGGGTGGCAGGCTGCGGTGGGCACGCTGGGTCAGCTGCGTGTGATCGGGCACGCGCTGCGGGCGTGGCCCACGCCGTTGGGCGTGGCGATCAACTCGGCGGACCGGATTTGGGACGACACCGGCCAATTGGCCGACGACGCGGTGAGTGGTCAGCTCGACATGCTGGCGATGCAGCTGGTCGCCGGGTCCGTGCGGGCGGCTTAGGGGCGTTCCCGCGTTTGCGGAGCCTCCACTTGTCGGACCCCGCTGCGATGATTGTGTCATGTTCACCGTCGCAGCAGCTTTCACCGACGAGGTGTCGCCGAACGAACGGCTAGAGGTCTTGTTCGAAGAGCTGGCGGAGCTGACCGGGCAACGTAACGCGATCAACGGCCGCATCGTGGACATCGTCGCCGAGATCGACGGCGAACGCCTATGGGGCGCCGCCGGTTGCCGCTCGATCGCCGCCTTGGTCGCCTGGAAGACTGGTGTGACACCACGCAACGCCGAAACGATCGTCGCGATCGCACAACGCCTCGACGAGTTTCCGCGCTGTGCCGAAGCGATGCGCGAAGGCAGGCTATCGGTGGATCAGGTCGGTGTCATCGCCGAACGGGCTGCCGATGGATCCGACGAGCACTATGTCGGACTAGCGGAGGTGGCCACGGTCACCCAGTTGCGAACTGCGGTCAACCTGGAACCACGACCTGAGCCGAAATCCAAGACCGAGCCGCAACGCACGATCACGAGGATCGAGGGCGAGCACTCCACGACGTGGCGGATAACGCTGCCGCGAGTCGAAGCGGCGAAGTTCGAAGCCGGTCTGCAGTCTCACAGGGATGCGTTGATCGCGGAATGGAAGAGCGATGACGACCCCAACCGGGGCACGCAGGCGCCGCCGTTCCCGGACGGTGTTGACGCGTTCATGGCTCTCGTCGAGGCGAGCTGGGATGCGGAGGTCAACCGACGCCCGCACGGCCAGCACACCACCGTCGTCGTGCATCTCGATGTCGAGAAGTCCCGCGCCTCCCTGCATCTCGGCCCGGTACTGACCGACGAGGACCGCCGTTACCTGCTCTGCGACGCCACGTGCGAGGTGTGGTTGGAACGCCGCGGCCAGCCCATCGGCGCGGGCCGCGTCACCCGCACCATCAGCCGCCGACTACGCCGTGCCCTCGAACATCGCGACCATCGTTGCGTCGTGCCCGGCTGCGGCGCGACCCGCGGACTGCACGCCCATCACCTCGTGCACTGGGAGAACGGCGGCCCCACCGAACTCTTCAACTTGGTGCTGGTGTGCCCATACCATCACCGGGCGCACCACCGGGGCGACATCACCCTGACCGGACCCGCAGACCGACTCGTGGTCACCAACCGTGACGGCGAAACACTTAGCGGCGCATCTTTGGCCCGCCCACCGACGATGCCGCCGCCCGATGTCCCGCCCTGCGAAGGGCCGCTGGGTGAACGCGCGCAATGGTGGTGGTACACACCATTCGAACCACGGCCACCGTCGCCCAACTGATTGCGTTAAGCGCCTTGGTCATTTGGACATTCGAAGAATGACGTTTTCCGTGACCGGCAACACCAGTATCGTGAGGGCGTGACCTTCGAGCGCAAGACCCTGATGGTCGACGGCCTGCACACCAGCTACCTGGAGGCCGGCACGGGCGAGCCGGTGGTCCTCCTGCACGGCGGAGAATTCGGCGCGAGTGCCGAAATCGCATGGGAGAACACCATCGACGCCCTCGCGCGACACCATCGGGTACTGGCACCGGACATGCTGGGGTTCGGCGAGTCAGCGAAGGTCGTCGACTTCGTCGACGGGCGAGGCATGCGCATCCGCCACGTCGCGCGGTTCTGCGACGTGCTCGGTGTCGCGTCAGCGCACTTCGTGGGCAACTCGATGGGCGCGATCAACCTCCTCGTCGACGCCACGTCGGAGAAACCCTTACTACCGGTGCGCTCGCTGGTCGCCATCTGCGGAGGCGGAGACATCCAGCGCAACGAGCACGTCGGCGCGCTATACGACTACGACGCCACCATCGAGGCGATGCGCGCGATCGTCGCAGCCCTGTTCGCCGACGCGGCCTACCCGGCCGACGACGCCTACGTTCGGCGTCGCTACGACTCGAGCATCGCGCCTGGGGCCTGGGAATCTCTGGCGGCAGCGCGGTTCCGTCGGCCCGGCCTGGACGCTCCGCCGTCGCCGTCGAGCGTGCGGGCCTACGAGCGGATCGAGGTACCGGTGCTGGTGGTCGAGGGCGGCGCCGACAAACTGTTGCCGTCCGGCTGGGCCGCGCAGATCGCAGGCCAGATCGCCGGGGCCACTTCGACCGTGGTGCCGGGAGCCGGGCACTGCCCGCAGATCGAGGCACCCGACGCGGTCAACGAACTCCTGGTTCACTTCTTGAAAGGCGTCACATGAGCGAACTGGACGGCAAGGTCGCGATCGTGACGGGAGCGGCATCGGGAATCGGCCGCGGCATCGCCGAACGCTTCGTCGCCGAGGGAGCCCGCGTCGTGATCGCCGACGTGCAGACCGAACTCGGCGAGGCGCTCGCAGCGGATCTCGGTGAGGCCGCGGTGTTCGTGGCGACCGACGTCGGTGACCAAGCGCAGGTCGCGCGTGCGGTCGACACGGCGGTCGAGACGTTCGGCGCCCTCGACGTCATGGTGAACAACGCCGGTCGCTCGAGTCCGTTGAAGAAGAGCCTCTTCGACGAGGACTTCGCCGAGTTCGACAGCGTGATGCGGGTCAACCTGCTGGGGGTCATGGCAGGCACCAGGGACGCCGGACGCCATATGGCCGACCACGGTGGCGGTGCCATCATCAACATGGCCTCGATCGGTGGAATCCTCGCAGGCGGCGGCGTCGCGAGCTACCGGGCGTCCAAGGCGGCGATCATCCAGTTCAGCAAGTCAGCGGCCATCGAGTTGGCGCACTACGAGATCCGAGTGAATTGCATTGCACCGGGCAACATCCCGACGCCAATCCTGCGGTCAGCGGCGTCGGAGGAGGACCGCGCCCGGCTCGAGAAGTTCGAGGCCAAGATCCGCCAGACCATGCGTGACGACCGGCCGCTCAAGCGGGAGGGCACGGCGGACGACGTCGCCGAGGCCGCGCTCTACTTCGCCACCGACAGGTCGCGCTACGTGACGGGCACCGTCCTGCCCGTCGACGGCGGCACGGTGGCGGGCAAGGTGCTCGTCCGCAAGCCCAAGCCAGCCGACTGAACCAGTCCATCAGTCGGGTCCTCGAGCCGCCAGTCAATTAAATCAATCGCTTGACTTAAACCAGGGAGACGCGTTGACTGTGACTGTGACGGTCACCACTGCTGCAAAGGCCACCGCCGTTAAGACCAAGGCCCCGCGGGCCGAACGCGCGAGCACCACCCGCGAGGCGATCCTCACGGCGGCCGAACGGCTCTACGCGGAACACGGCGTGTTCGCCGTGTCGAACCGGCAGGTGAGCGAGGCTGCGGGACAGGGAAACAACGCCGCTGTCGGGTACCACTTCGGCACCAAGACCGACCTGGTGCGCGCCATCGAGCAGCGGCACCGCGCGCCGATCGAGCAGCTCCGCGAGACCATGGTGGGAGCCGCCGGCGGCTCCACCGACCTGCGCGACTGGGTGGCCTGCCTGGTGCGCCCGCTGACCGATCACCTGGCCGAACTCGGCAACCCGACGTGGTACGCCCGCTTCGCCGCACAGGCGATGACCGACCCGGCGTACCACGGCATCGTCGTCAAGGACGCGCTGAGTTCGTCCTCTCTGGTCGAGGTCGTCGACGGCATCAACCGGTGCCTACCCGAACTGCCGCTCGAGATCCGCTTCGAACGCAACATCATGGCGCGAAATCTGTTGATGCACAGCTGCGCCGACCGCGAGCGAGCCCTGGCCAAGGGTGCCACCGTGGCCAGGTCCTCGTGGCAGGCCGCCGGCTCGGGTCTCATCGACGCGATCGTCGGGATGTGGGTCGCGCCGGTGACGCCGGATGGAGTCGCGTCGTGAACGTGACCGTCGACCAGGACCGGTGCGTCTCATCGGGGATGTGCGTGATGAACGCCCCCGAGGTCTTCGACCAACGCGACGACGACGGCGTCGTCGAACTGCTCGTCGCGCGTCCCGGACCCGACCACGCCGAGGAGACCCGCAAGGCGGCTGCGGCGTGCCCAGCCCTGGCCATCCACATCGAGGAGTAGAGATGACCGACACGCTCGCCGACGACACCGTGACCAACGACGTTCCCGAATACCCCATGGAGCGGGAACCGCAGTGCCCCTTCGCGCCGCCGCGGCAGATGCTCGACATGGGCCACACCGCACCGCTGTCCCGGGTCCGCATCTGGGACGGCAGCACGCCGTGGCTGATCACCGGGCACGAGGTCGCGCGCACCCTGTTCTCGGACCCCAGGGTCAGCGTGGACGACCGGAGGACGGGCTTCCCGCACTGGAACGAACACATGCTCTCGACGGTGAACAAGCGGCCGCGTTCGGTGTTCACGTCCGACGCCGAGGAGCACACCCGCTTCCGCCGGATGCTGAGCAAGCCCTTCACGTTCAAGCGCGTAGAGGGTCTACGCCCCGCCATCCAGAAGATCACCGACGAGTGCATCGACGAGATCCTCGCCGGCCCGCAGCCCGCGGACGTCGTCGCGAAGGTCGCACTGCCCGTGCCGACCGTGGTGATCAGCGAAATGCTGGGCGTGCCATACGAAGACCACGAGTTCTTCCAGCACCACGCCAACGTCGGACTGGCCCGGTACGCCTCCGCGGAGGAGGGGCAGAAGGGGGCCATGAGCCTCCACAAGTACCTCATCGATCTCGTCGAGAAGAAGATGGCGAATCCGTCGGAGGACGCGGTGTCCGACCTCGCCGAGCGGGTCAACGCCGGTGAGATCAGCGTCAAGGAAGCCGCTCAACTCGGCACCGGCCTCCTGATCGCCGGGCACGAGACCACCGCGAACATGATCGGCATCGGTGTCCTCGCGCTGCTGGAGAACCCGGAACAAGCTGCGCTGCTGCGTGACTCGGACGATCCCAAGTTCATCGCCAACGCCGCCGAGGAGTTGATGCGGTATCTGTCCATCATCCAGAACGGGCAGCGCAGGGTGGCGATCGAGGACATCGAGATCGGTGGCGAGACCATTCGCGCCGGTGAGGGGATCATCATCGACCTCGCACCGGCGAACTGGGATGCCGCCGCCTACCCACGCCCCGACGAGCTGGATCTCACCCGCGACGCCGGACAGCAACTCGGCTTCGGCTACGGCCGCCATCAGTGCGTGGGTCAGCAGCTTGCCCGTGCGGAGCTGCAGATCGTGTTCCACACCCTGCTGCGCCGCATCCCGACCATGCGCCTCGCCATTCCCTTCGAGCAGGTGCCCTTCAAACACGACCGACTCGCCTACGGCGTCTACGAACTCCCGGTGACCTGGTAGCCCCGCCAGACCCGAACCCGCACCACGTTCCCTAGCAACAGCCCCGATTGGAGTGCCGACGATGTCAACCCCGACTGCATCAACCCCAACCAGAAAACCACCGGTACCCTCCCTCTACCCGCCGGAGGGTTGGGGAGCGCCGAAGAACCGGCACGGTCATGCCACCGGAAGCATCGCGGGCCTGCCCGTGGGCACCGAGATCTTCTCGGCCGACAACCACATCTCGGTCGCCGACGACATCTTCTACGAGCGCTTCCCCGACGATCTCAAGGGCGCTGCGCCGCGCATCTGGTACGAAGACGGCGCCTACATGGTCGGCATGAAGGGCAAGGCATGGACCGGCGGCGACTTCGGCCGCGTCCTGATGCAGTACGACGATCTGGCCGGTGCCTCGTCGAACGACATTGCCGCGCGCATCCGGGAACTCAAGGAAGACGGCATCGACAAGGAAC from Mycolicibacterium arabiense includes the following:
- a CDS encoding NADPH-dependent FMN reductase encodes the protein MTVSRQPLVVGLGGTLRIDSSTERALRQCLSAVEQRGGRTMLFCGEDLDLPMYNPHEESRTEKATALVKALRDADAVVVASPGYHGGVSGLVKNALDYIEDLRGDARVYLDNTPWGCISCAYGWQAAVGTLGQLRVIGHALRAWPTPLGVAINSADRIWDDTGQLADDAVSGQLDMLAMQLVAGSVRAA
- a CDS encoding FAD-binding protein, translated to MSSTEPTFDHEVDVLVVGSGGGGMTAALKADADGLDTLVVEKSPQFGGSTALSGGGIWVPGAPSQRRAGYTPDPDGTFTYLKTITGGLVSDARLRQYVDAAPEMMEFLEQSSPWFEFVWKPGYADYYPELPGGSERGSTINVPEIDLRRLGEEEANLLTPLAMAPKGIWFAPKDLRLFYQVRQNWRGKAVLLKLIWRMVRAHVFGDRMAAIGQSLMARMRLALKDRNIPLWLSAPMTELVTDLDGRVVGAVVERDGRAVRIRARRGVIVAAGGFDHDMAWRRQHLPEIERDWSFGNPAAMGEGIRAGEKVGAATDLLDEAWWFPAMCWPDGRLQFMLNERMMPSQFVVNGEGRRFVNEAAPYMDFAHAMLEGQRSGVTHIPCWLVTDLRSFRRYVVGGHLPIPKIPFAPVPTGRKVPKAWLDSGIVREGNSFEELAVQIGVPPAQLWATAQRFNELARKGHDDDFDRGDSAYDNYYGDPTLPNPNLHPLGEGPYYAFQIILGDLGTSGGLRTDEFARVLREDDSVIEGLYATGNATAAVMGRSYAGAGATIGPAMTFGYVAARHIAAQRGAGATAPDVHAISPTTDQTLDTPRR
- a CDS encoding 3-carboxyethylcatechol 2,3-dioxygenase; the encoded protein is MSHSPLLNLPGPSRELLDDVDSALNAARDFVRDFDPELVVTFAPDHYNGFFYRLMPPFCIGTQATGVGDYGTHAGPLDVDADLARACAEAVWEADVDVAISSSMEVDHGTVQPLETLFGRADAVPVLPIFINSVATPLGPIKRSRALGAAVGTFLATLDERVLVLGSGGLSHDPPVPTLATAPPAALGRIVAGEPMSDEQRAARQTAVIAAAHDFAHGESPLQPLNPDWDGALLELLDGNRIADVDAWTNSWIAAEAGNSAHEVRTWIAAFAAMAARGSYETRLRYYRAAPELIAGFAVRTAVAR
- a CDS encoding cyclase family protein, with translation MANLEDFRRVADDVRNWGRWGADDEIGTLNFITADKVAEAAALVRKGTVISLGGDFGSSGPQGAFKYRQNPVHVMTVDGGDANTLVQYGPQWLRNAVASDISAYFADNPFRFNDDMIVMPLQAATQWDALSHVYYEDQLYNGFPADSVTSFGAYHCGIDKVDGTGMTSRGVLLDVVAHRGEDVFCRPGNPITPAELDDVAAAQGVSIGRGDIVVVNTGWWTRFLSTGNGAEVGAGLHWTCASWLHEHEVAAVAADNLMVEDPNPANGVEGTFLPMHMLCLRDMGLMLGEYWNLTDLTADCRQDGVYEFLLTAPPLKVVGAVGAPVNPIAMK
- a CDS encoding alpha/beta fold hydrolase; this translates as MVDGLHTSYLEAGTGEPVVLLHGGEFGASAEIAWENTIDALARHHRVLAPDMLGFGESAKVVDFVDGRGMRIRHVARFCDVLGVASAHFVGNSMGAINLLVDATSEKPLLPVRSLVAICGGGDIQRNEHVGALYDYDATIEAMRAIVAALFADAAYPADDAYVRRRYDSSIAPGAWESLAAARFRRPGLDAPPSPSSVRAYERIEVPVLVVEGGADKLLPSGWAAQIAGQIAGATSTVVPGAGHCPQIEAPDAVNELLVHFLKGVT
- a CDS encoding HNH endonuclease signature motif containing protein, yielding MFTVAAAFTDEVSPNERLEVLFEELAELTGQRNAINGRIVDIVAEIDGERLWGAAGCRSIAALVAWKTGVTPRNAETIVAIAQRLDEFPRCAEAMREGRLSVDQVGVIAERAADGSDEHYVGLAEVATVTQLRTAVNLEPRPEPKSKTEPQRTITRIEGEHSTTWRITLPRVEAAKFEAGLQSHRDALIAEWKSDDDPNRGTQAPPFPDGVDAFMALVEASWDAEVNRRPHGQHTTVVVHLDVEKSRASLHLGPVLTDEDRRYLLCDATCEVWLERRGQPIGAGRVTRTISRRLRRALEHRDHRCVVPGCGATRGLHAHHLVHWENGGPTELFNLVLVCPYHHRAHHRGDITLTGPADRLVVTNRDGETLSGASLARPPTMPPPDVPPCEGPLGERAQWWWYTPFEPRPPSPN
- a CDS encoding LLM class flavin-dependent oxidoreductase gives rise to the protein MKISLFYEFPLPRPWTETDEHELFQHGLDEVEAADKAGFSTVWLTEHHFLEEYCHSTAPEMFLAAASQRTKDIRLGFGVMHLPPPINHPARIAERVATLDHLSNGRVEFGTGEGSSVAELGGFDIDPADKRTMWEEALEVSIRCMTEAPFSGFKGEHVEMPARNVIPKPLQSPHPPVWVACTRPSSVQMAAQKAIGALSFAYTGPEALKDRVDGYYRTFEEEGAPVTPAINPNILAIGGDLSMMVAKSDDEALKRLGTGGGFFSFGIMHYYLTGMHTPGRTGVWDLYQEAVKEDPTLAYGPGRGAIGSPDTVREFLRGYEASGVDEIILLLNPRSHEGTMESIEIMGREVLPEFIERDSKAVAAKAARLAPVIEKVEARRRPSEAPLFDETYAFGGLPTGQGGKFTAGEIPEAMAEINEGRVKAAQQEKQAMAVKEASG
- a CDS encoding coniferyl-alcohol dehydrogenase, whose translation is MAGIGDNWRYDGKRVVVTGVASGIGARVAAQLTDLGARVVGLDLRPPTLALDEFHRVDLSDPVSIDEAVGAVAGPVDGLFNVAGVSSGIRNPMLVVTINFLGTRKFTEGLIPSMPAGSAITNVSSLAASRYRANAHVTAGLLDTETMTEGVAWCERHPEALADGGYRLSKEAIILYGMRCVAALGANGIRINCTAPGVTDTPILDQLRSAYGQDFLDSFRTPLGRVSDPDEQANALTFLGSAAASYVTGQVLWVDGGTVAENTWGDLADERAIRGGS
- a CDS encoding SDR family NAD(P)-dependent oxidoreductase, with product MSELDGKVAIVTGAASGIGRGIAERFVAEGARVVIADVQTELGEALAADLGEAAVFVATDVGDQAQVARAVDTAVETFGALDVMVNNAGRSSPLKKSLFDEDFAEFDSVMRVNLLGVMAGTRDAGRHMADHGGGAIINMASIGGILAGGGVASYRASKAAIIQFSKSAAIELAHYEIRVNCIAPGNIPTPILRSAASEEDRARLEKFEAKIRQTMRDDRPLKREGTADDVAEAALYFATDRSRYVTGTVLPVDGGTVAGKVLVRKPKPAD